The following coding sequences are from one Nicotiana tomentosiformis chromosome 3, ASM39032v3, whole genome shotgun sequence window:
- the LOC117279619 gene encoding late embryogenesis abundant protein At1g64065-like, which yields MAVEGEHQLQTNGHAKQAEESANSVQSKELRKKKRKKFLIFVALSTLFQIAVTLFSSLYIMKVRTPKFRIRSATFDVLSKNAENSSFNITMNAEFGVKNANFGPYKYRDSTIYFFYNGVNIGEAFVSHGKAGFKSTKIFNVLVNLSSKDIPKDSKLRNDTNSETLTLTSKSKLEGKVALIFVLKKKKSTEMDCTINVGLADKVIRDIDCD from the coding sequence ATGGCTGTAGAAGGGGAACATCAACTTCAGACTAACGGACATGCAAAGCAAGCTGAAGAATCAGCCAACTCCGTACAATCCAAAGAGCTGCGCAAAAAGAAACGCAAGAAATTCTTAATTTTTGTTGCACTCTCTACTCTGTTTCAAATTGCAGTCACTCTCTTCTCTTCATTGTACATAATGAAAGTCAGAACTCCCAAGTTTCGCATCCGGTCAGCTACCTTTGATGTGTTGTCGAAAAATGCAGAAAATTCTTCATTCAACATTACAATGAATGCTGAATTTGGTGTTAAGAACGCCAATTTTGGACCTTACAAGTACAGAGACAGcactatttattttttctataatGGTGTAAATATTGGAGAAGCCTTTGTTTCCCATGGCAAAGCTGGTTTCAAGTCCACCAAGATATTTAATGTGCTTGTGAATCTTTCGTCAAAGGATATACCTAAGGACTCGAAGCTAAGGAATGATACGAATTCTGAAACTTTAACTTTGACCAGCAAGTCAAAATTGGAGGGGAAAGTGGCGCTAATATTTGTTTTGAAGAAAAAGAAATCTACGGAGATGGATTGCACCATTAATGTAGGACTGGCTGATAAAGTGATTAGGGATATAGACTGCGATTAG